The sequence ACGAGGCGCTCTTGATCCCGGCCTCGTCGCCGGGCTGCAGGTCGATCAGCTCGGTCTGGAAACCGTTCCGCTCGGCCCAGCGGGTGTACATCCGGAAGAGCATCTGGGCCCAGTCCTGCGATTCGGTCCCTCCCGCGCCGGGATGGATCGTGACGATCGCGCTGTTCGGGTCCTTCTCGCCGGACAGGAGCAACTCGACCTCCCGGTGGCGGATCGTTTCCTGGAAGGTTTTGAGCGACTGCTGGATTTCGGCGCGGAGCGAGGCGTCCGAGTGTTCCTCGGAGAGCTCGAGCAGCACCGAGAGGTCTTCCCGCGCCCGCTCCAGCTCGTCCCACTTCTTCAGCGTCTTCTCGAGACGGGTCTTCTCCTGGACGGTCTGGCGGGCGGACGCGGCGTCGTTCCAGAAATCGGACGCGCCCATCCGGGCCTCGATCTCCCCGAGCCGCTTCCGGATGCCCGGGAAGTCAAAGATGCCCCCGAAGTTCGCTCAGGCGGGCCGTGAGCAGGTTCAACTGGGCCTTTTCTTCTTCAAGCATAGGAAAACTCCTCTCCTCGGGGCCGGGTTCGCACGGCCGTGTAGATCATAAACAGCGCCATTATAACACAGGCGTAGGCGAAAACGTCGCCGTAGCGCGTGTAGAACGTGGTCTGCGTCCGGAGCCTCAAGCCGTCGGCGATCGCGGCCTCGACGAAGATCGGGCTCGTCAGCCGGATCCGTCCGGTCCGCTCGATGAAGCCGGAGACGCCGGTGTTGGCCGCGCGCGCGAAGGGGACGCGGTTCTCGACGGCCCGGAAGACGACCATCGAGAAATGCTGGTAGGGCGCGGACGAGTCGCCGAACCAGGCGTCGTTGGTGATCGTGGTCATCAGCTGCGCGCCCTGCTTGACGAACTGCCGGACGAGGTCCGGGAAGATGACTTCGAAGCAGATGACCGCGGCGATCTTGGGGGGAGGGCCCGCTTGCGGATCATCGATCCGCGGAAGCGTCATCACGGTGTAATCGTTGCCCGGGAGGAAGTCGCCGATCCCCTCCGCCATTTTGTCGACGAAGAACAGGACGCTCGAAAGCGGGACGTACTCGCCGAAGGGGACCAGGTGCATCTTGTCGTAGCGCCCCAGCACCCGTCCGTCCGCCGAAAGAAAATAGGCGCTGTTGAACATCCGGAGCCGGTTCCCGACGGTCGCGACGGCCGGGCTGCCGAAGAGGAGCGGGACGCCGTCGGCCCGCACCGTTTCGACCACCTGTTGACGGAAGGCCGGGTCCTCCTCGAAGAAAAACGGCATCGCCGCTTCCGGCCAGACGAGGAGTTGGACCGCTTGGGAGGCGAGCGCGCGGGAGAGCCGTTCGTAGCGGTCGATCGTCTCCTGGCGGAACGCGGCGTCCCATTTTTTGTCCTGGGGGATGTCGGCCTGGACCGCGCCCACCCGCAGGGTCGGCGCTTGTCCGAGCCGGTCCTGCGCCAGGCGCCAGGCCCCGTATCCCAGGACCAGCGCCACCGCGGCCAGGGCCGCGGCGACGGGGCGCCAGGCGCCCGTGCGGAAGCGCCGGGCGCGCAGCGCCAGCGTCCCCTCGGCGACGGCGACGTTGACGAGGACGATAAGGAAGGAGACGCCGTAGACGCCCGCGGTGTCCGCGATCTGGATCACCGGCAGCGAGAGGTATTGGGAGTAGCCCAGCAATTCCCACGGAAAGCCGGTCAGCGCGTAGGTCCGGAGCAGCTCCAGCGCGACCCAGAGCGCGGGCGCGGCCAGAACGGGCGGGAAGGTCGTCCGCCGTTTCAGAAAAACGAAGAGCGCGGCGAAGGCCGCGACGTACAGTCCGAGGTAGAGGGCGAACAGCAGCAGGATCGGATAGCTCACGACGGCCGGGAGCTTTCCGTAATGGATCATCGTGTTCGTGACCCAGTGGATCGTGCCGAGAAAATAGACCGTGCCGGCCGCCCAGCCCAGTCCGAAGGATTTTCGGACGCTCTGATTTTCGAGGGCGAGGAAGAGGGGAACGAGCGCGATCCATGCGAGGGACTCAAAATCATAGCGGGGAAAAATAAGGAAGGAAAGAACGCCGCTCAGGAAGGCCAGAATCAAGGGAGGTCTCTTCCCCTTCTATTCTCGGACGTGGTGATCGATGCCCATGTAGGCCTTGATGAACCGTTCGATGCGGGCCTCGTCCGGCTGGTCCATGGTGTCGATCCGCGTCCAGGCGGTCAGCGCGACGGGGGTTTTCATGTTGGGATAGGGCGCGACGATCACCTTGTTGTACTTGACCGCGAAGGCTTCGAGCCGGCCGATCAGGGTGTCGCAGTCACGGCAGTTGTACTGGATCATCACGCCGCCGTCCTCCAGGTTGTGCACCTGCAGTTCGTCGGGAATCGGGGTCTTCGAGACGCCCCACTTGGCGATGTAGGGAAGGTGCGGTCCGGACGTGGGCGGGACGCTGTTGTAACGGATATGCGGGTCGCCCGGGTTTTTGATATGCATGTTCCCAAGGTTCGGGACCTCGTGGCCCGGCGGGACAAAGCCCTTGGCCTCCTGGGCCCGGGCCGAGGATGGGCCGGAGGGTCCCGCGATCATGCAGAGGATGAGGCAAGCGGCCGCGGCCGCCGGAGGCGATGGACGCATGGGCCGTATGAATACCACAACAGCGCGGAAAATGTAAAGCGGTTTTTGCATTTTAGTCCTTTCGGCGGCGTTCGGCTTTTAAGGCGCGGATTTCTTCCGGCGTCAATGCGCGCACGTCACCTTCCCGAAGTCCCAACAACGAAACCGATCCGATCCGGGTCCGCAGGAGGTCCTTCACCTCGTAGCCGAGCGCGGACATCATCCGCCGCAGCTGGCGGTTCCGTCCCTCCGTGATCGCGGCCTCGACTAAGGGGCCGTCCGCGCGTTCCAAGCGCCGGATCTTCGCCGGGCGCGTCCGTCCGCCGTCGTCGAGCGTCACGCCGGATCGAAAGCGCTCCATGTCCGGGTCCGTTATCTCGCGGTCGAGCCGAAGCTCATAGACCTTCGGGAGCTTTGAAGCCGGGTCCGTCAGTGCGTTGGCCCATGGCGTGTCGTTCGTAAAAAGGAGCAGTCCCCGGCTGTCCCGATCGAGCCGGCCGACCGGGAAGAGCCGTCGGTCCCGGTCGTTGAGCAGGTCGTAAACGGTGGCGCGGCCGCGCTCGTCCGAGCGTGTCGTGACGTAACCCGCCGGTTTGTGCATCATTATATAAAGGCGCCGTCCGCGCGCGACGGTTTTCCCGTCCACCGCGATGCTCTCGCGCTCGGGATGGACGCGGACCTCCGGGTTCGTGAGCGCGCGGCCGTTGACCGTGACCCGGCCGGAGCGGATCAGTTCGCGAGCCTGCGAACGGGACGCGACGCCCAGCTTCGACAGCGCCCGCGCCAGGCTGACGTTGGGAAGGGAGCGGCGTTGTTGTGAGGAATGTTGCGGTCCGTTCCCCATCACGAGGGAAGTTTACCGTGATGGCGGGAGAGGCCCTGCCAGGTCCCGAACCAGCGGTTGCCCTTGTCGTCGAACACGATCGAGAAGACGTTGTTGTCCACCAGGCCGTCGTCCTTCGAGAAGTTCCGCCACCGCTCGCCGTCGTACCAGCTCGCGCCGCCGTTCGTCCCGGCCCAGACGAAGCCGTCGGCGTCCACGGCCAGGGCATGGATGAAGTTTCCGCCGAGGCCGTCCTTCTTCGTGAAGGTCGTCCAGGTTTTTCCGTCGAAGCGCGAGAGGCCGGCCCCCCAGGTTCCGAACCATTTGGCGTTGTCGTGTCCCACCGCGGCCGCGATGACGAAGTTCGGGTTGGGCCCGGCGTTCCGCTTCCCGGGGCCCATATGATGGGGCATGGACGGCGATCCGGTCGAGCCGTAGTCGGTCTCCCCGGACGAGGGAGGCGGCGGGACGGCCGGGTCGGGGGACGCGGCCTTCTCCGGCGCGGCCGGGGCCGCCGGCTCCACGTCGGCCCCGAGTCCGTCCTTGTGCGTGTAGCCCGACCAGGTTTTTCCGTCGAAGCGGTTCACGCCCGACTCGGTCCCGAACCAGAAGACGCGGTCGTGGTCCAGCGCGATGGAGTAGACCCACTTGTCCATCAGGCCGTCCTTCTCGGTATAATTCCTGAACCGTTTTCCGTCGAAGACGCTGACGCCCTTCCAGGTGGCGATCCAGGTCCGGTCGCCGTCGAACACGATGTCGTAGACCCACTGGTCCCCGAGGCCGTCCGCGACGGTATAGGTCTTCCAGGTTTTTCCGTCGTACAGGGTCAGCCCGCCGCCGTAGGTCCCGATCCATTTGAGGCCGTTTCGGTCCACCTTGAGCGTGTAGATCCCCTTGCTTAAGAGCCCGCCCTGCGTGGAGGCGGGCGTGAAGACTTCGTGGCTGTCGACCGTGTCGGTGTCATAGCGGATGATCCCGTTGGGCAGGCCCATCCAGAGACGGTCCCCTTCCAGGGCCATCGCCTTCACGTTGGCGCCGGTCGTGAAATTCGCCCAGGCCTCGTCCGCGGGACGCGCCGCGCGGGACTCCGGAACGGGATTCTTCTGCGCGGTCGGCGGCGCCGGCGGTTTTTGGCCGCAGGCCGCGGGGCTCAAAACCGAAAGCATCAGAGCGACGATGAAAGCGGCCCGACGCGGATGAACCCTGCCGGTCTTTCTCACGAAGTTCGTATCTCCGTCGATAAAAGGACGATCATTGGGGTTGACAAACAAACTCAAAGTTGTTAGTATTTTACGCGACTTCATACGTGTTTGCAACAAATCGAAGGCGGCGCTCGGGGCCGCCAGTGATAAGATAAGCCGGATCGCGGCTGTGCCGCGAGAGGCGCGGGGCTTGGGGGCATGTGAGGACCTTGTATCTTCTTTGCCGCAGCGGCCCCCCAATTATAAGATAAGCCGGATCGCGGCTGCGCCGCGAGAGGCGCGGGGTTTGGGGGCATGTGAGGACCTTGTATCTTCTTTGCCGCAGCGGCCCCCAATTATAATAAAGGGCGGATAGCTCAGCTGGCAGAGCATCCCGCTTACACCGGGAAGGTCAGGCGTTCAAACCGCCTTCCGCCTACCAGCTTCGCCGGAGGCGAAGCCGAGCGTTGGAACAATAGAGCAGTGGAGCATTGGTTAAGCGTGATCCGTGTTCAAAGGCGGTCCAATGCTCTACTGCTCTATTTGATATAAGTTTGATATAAGAATGTCGGGGCCGTAGTTCAGCTGGTTAGAACGCCGGCCTGTCACGCCGGAGGTCACGGGTTCGAGCCCCGCCGGCCCCGCCATTTTTTATCTTGCGCCGCCCTCCGGGAGCGGCGGTCGTTGAGGAGCATGTGCCCCTGATTGATACGTTCGACACCAGCGTCATCGACCTGATTCTTTCCGCCAGCATCGTCACCCAGGCCGTTCTGATCGTCCTCCTGGTTTTCTCGCTCGTGTCGTGGGCCATCATTTTCCAAAAATTCTTTTTGTTCCGCAAGGCCGCGGCCGAGGACAAGCGGTTCTTCTCCCTCTACTGGAAGGTGCAGAGCCTGATCGAGCTTCGGAAGGCCGCCATGCGCATGCAGCGGTCCCCGGTGGCCCGCATCTTCCTGGCCGGCATGGAGCGCATGGACCCGGGCTTCTCGTTGAAGTCGGAGGACGATCTGCGGCGCATCGAGGATTCGGGACGGACGACCGGGCTTAAAATACTGGAGCGGACCTTGAAGCGCGCGGTGGACGAGCAGATCGGGGCGCTCGAGTCCTACCTTTCCTTTCTGGCCACCACCGGGAACGTCTCGCCCTTCATCGGCCTCTTCGGAACGGTGCTGGGGATCATCTCGGCCTTTCAGGGCATCAGCCGCCAGGGAACGGCCAGCATCACGGCCGTGGCCCCGGGCGTGTCGGAGGCCCTGGTGGCCACCGCCGCCGGCCTCCTCGCGGCCATCCCGGCCGTCGTCGCCTACAATTATTACGTCAGCCGCATCCGGGTCATGGCCTCCGACATGGAAACGTTTTCGGCCGAGTTCCTGAGCCTCGTGGAGGAGCGGGTCGTTTCGCCCGGGGCCCAAAGCCGCGCGGCCGCGGCGAAGGTGGGCGCCGAATGATCAACGGGGCGCAGAACCGGAGGCTGATGTCGGAGATCAACGTGGTCCCGCTGGTGGACGTGGTCCTGGTGCTGCTGGTCATCTTCATGGTCACCGCGCCGCTCCTGTACCGGGGCCTCGACGTCGATCTTCCCCGGACGGCCACGAACACGATCGCCCCGGAGGAGCGGGCGGTCCTGACCGTGAACCGGCAGCGGGAGATCTATCTGGATAAGGACGCGGTTTCCGCCGACCGGCTTCTCGGCGCGCTGGAGCAGCTGAAGGGGCGGTCTCCGGACGTGTCGCTGTATCTTCGCGCGGACCGCGAGGTGCCGTACGGCGTGGTGGTCCAGGTTATGGATACGGTCAAACGCGCGGGCATCGAGCGGCTGGGCATGGTGACCGAGCCCGCCGCGGAATCCCGTCGCGACGAAAGAAAGTAGGCCTTTCCCCGATGACCTCCGGAGAACGACGGCGCAATGAACGCGGGACCCGTTATGACGATCAGGGGCGCGGACTTCGGGCTCAAGAAGATGCTGGCCCTTTCGGTCCTGTTTCACGTCGGCGCGGCGGCGCTGATTTTGGCGGTCGCCCTCAGCCGGTCGACGCATCGCTTGGGCGCGCACGTGTATCAAGTGGACCTGGTGACGCTGCCGCCGGCTCCGGCCGCGCCGCCGGCTCCGGTCCGGGAGACGTCGCCGCCGGCCGCGCCGCCCCGGGTCGAGGTCAAGAAGCCGGCGATTACGCCGCCGCCGAAAACGATCCGGCCGTCGGCCAAGATTCCGCCCCCGGCGAAACCGAAACAGGCGCCTCCGCCGAAGGAGGCCGCGCCGACGCCGCCGTCCGGCGCGAAGCCTTCCGACAACGTTTCGGCGGTCGCCCCGGCGACGAAGCTCGAGACGGGAATCGAGGTTCCGGATTTCAAGTTTCCATATTACACGGAAAACATCCGCCGGAAGATCGAGATGTCCTGGTCGCCGCCGCCGATGGAGTCGACGGCCCAGCTCAAGGAGGCCGTCGTGGGTTTTGTCCTGTACCCGAACGGGAAGATCGGGGATCCCCGAATTGAAAAGAGCTCCGGGAACGCGTTCTTCGACCAGGCCGCCCTTCGGGCGGTCTACCAGGCCAACCCTTTGCCGCCCTTTCCCCAGGGACTCCGCGAGGTTTCTCTCACGATCCATTTCAGTTTCACGCTGATGAAAAAGAGCTGACCGATATGCTTCATGGGAATCGCTTCCGGGTTCGACGAGGGGTCTGGCCGCTTCTGCTCGTTCTTCTGTGCGCCTTTGCCCGTCCGGCCCCGGGCGCCGAGGTCTTCCTGAGCGCGACCCGGTCGGAGGCCGAAAAAATTCCGCTGGGCATTCTTCAGGTGGCCGCGCCGCCGACGCTGGTCCAGCGTTCGAGCGAGATCCAGACCGTCCTGGAAAGCGACCTCCGCCGCTCGCAGGTTTTCCGCGTGGTCCATCCGACGCCGTTTCCGGAATTGGCCAACGGGGAGGAGCCCACGACCGAGGTGATTCAAAAGGCCGGGAAGCAGGATGTCCAGGCCGCCGTCTGGATCGCGCTCTCCCAGAAGGGGGAGGACCTGGTGTTGGAAGGGCGGGTGTACGACGGCAAGGGCGGTCAGATGGTGATGGGCAAGCGGTACCTGGGCCAGGCGGCCTACCTCCGGTCCATAATCCACCGGTTTTCGGATGAAATTGTTTTTCAGTATACCGGCGAGCGGGGCATCGCCGAAACCCGCGTGGCCTTCGGTTCCCTGGTGACCGGGAACAAGGAGTTGTATTTGATGGACTATGACGGGTATAATGTCCGGAAAATTACCAACGACCGGAATCTGGACCTGTCGCCCAGATGGTCGCCCGACGGGAACTGGATCACCTACACCTCCTATCGCGGCGGCGGGCCCGCGATCTACACCCTGGACTTGATGAGCGGCCGGCTCTGGAAGGTGGTCGGATACGCCGGCTTGAATATTTCGCCGGCGTGGTCGCCGTCGGGACAGGGCCTGTTGTTTGCCGGGACGATGGACGGGCCGGCGCAGATCTACTGGGTCGACAAGGAAGGCAAGGGGCTGAAGCGGCTGACGGTGGATGAAAGCGACAACCTGTCCCCGAGCTGGTCCCCCCCGGGCACCGAGATCGCGTTCACGTCCAATCGCGGGGGCAGCCCGCAGATTTACGTGATGAACGCGGACGGGAGCAACGTCCGGCGCTTGACCTTCGCGGGCGACTACAACACCACGCCGGCCTGGTCGCCGAAGGGAACGGCGATCGCGTACACCTGCCGCGTCGACGGGCGGCTGCGGATCTGCGCGATCTCGCCGGACGGGTCGAAGACGGCCCAGCTGACCGACGGCCCCGGCGAGGATGAAGCGCCCACCTGGTCTCCCGACGGGAAGCATCTGATCTTCAGCTCGACCCGGATGAGCGAAGGGGATCTCTTCATGGTGAACGCGGACGGGATGGACCTGGAACGGCTGACCTTCAGCGGGGCCAAAAACAACAATCCGGCCTGGTCGCCCTGAGGGCGTCGATGAGAAAGGCCGACCGGACCCGGCGCGCGGGCCGACCGACCATCAATCCCTGAATTCGATGAGCACACTCAACAACGAAAGGAGAGGAAGCATGCGAAATCATCATTCCATCTATCTTGCGCTCATGGGCGGACTCGGAACCGTCCTGTTATTGTCGGGCTGTCCGAAGAAGGTCGAGACGACCAAGGCCGCGGCGCCGGTCCAGGAACAGGCGCCGGCGCCCGCGCCGGAACCGAGCAACCCCGAGCCCGCGCCCCCTCCGAAAGTCGAGGAGACGCCGGTCGCCAAACCGGCCGAGATGCCTTCGCAGGGCCTGGCCGACGCCTATTTCGATTTCGACAAATACAACATCCGCGACGACGCGCGCGCCGCGCTGGAAAACGACGCCCGCTGGCTGAAGGAAAACCCCAAGGTTCGGGTGAAGATCGAGGGGCATTGCGATGAACGGGGAACCAACGAGTACAACCTGGCCCTGGGCGAGCGGCGGGCGAAGGCCGTGAGGCAGGTCCTGACCACGCTCGGCGTGGAGGCGGCCCGCTTGTCCACCATCAGCTACGGCGAGGAACGGCCGGTCTGCACGCAGCATGACGAAACCTGCTACGCCAAGAACCGACGGGCCCATTTCACGGTTCAATAGGGAAGGGGTCCGGAGAGAGGATATGAGAAGGGGTGGGATCGGGAAAGGGATGTTTGTCCGTCGGGCGGGGGCGCGCGACCGCGCGCCCCTGCGCCGCACGGTTTGGACGGCCGTCGCCGTCCTCGGGTGCCTCGTCCTCGGCGTCGCCGGTTGCGCGACCCAGGCGGACGTGGTCGACCTGCAAACCGAGATGGAAAAAAACCGGGCGGAACGGGACGAGATCCAAAACCGGCTCCGGGTCGTGGAAAGCTATTTCAAGGAGCGTTCCACGACGGTCCAGCGCAGCCAGGCCGACATCGTCATCAAGCTGGACCAGGTCGCGACCGACCTCCAGACCGCGCAGGGGAAGCTGGAGGAGAACAGCCATCTCCTGGCCGATCTCTCCCAGCGGATGGACGACCAGACCTTCCATTCGAAGGAACTCACCGATCGTCTGGACGTGCTGGACGGCCAGATCGCGGCGCTCGGAAAATCGGTGGCCGATCTCGAAAAAGCCGCCGGGGGCCCCGCGGCGGGCGCGGCCCCGGACCAGAAGCCGCCCGGGACCGGCGAGGCGAAACCGCCGGCGGCCCCGGCCGATCAAACGATCGTCCTTCCCGGACGGCCGACCGAAAGGGACAAGACGACCGGAATGTCCCCGTCGGAGGCGTACGGGCTGGCCTACAACGACTACCTCAAGGGTAACTACGATCTTTCGCTGATGGGGTTCCAGAGCTTTTTGACGCAGTTCAAGACGACCAGCCTCGCCCCGAACGCCCAGTACTGGATCGGCGAGTCGTTCTACGGAAAGAAGGATTACGTCAAAGCGATCGACGCGTTCGACAAGGTGGTCGCCGATTTTCCCAAGAGCGACAAGGTTCCCGGGGCGCTCCTGAAAGCGGGCTACGCCAGCATCGAACTCGGCGACCGGGTCAAGGCCAAAACCTATCTTAAGAAAGTGGTCGAGAACTATCCGCTCACCAACGAGGGAAAACTGGCGAAGAACAAGCTGGCCGAATTGAAATAAATCAACCTGGCGGGGGCGCGGTCGCCGCGCCCGCCGCGAATCCTCATGCCGAAGATCCATATTCTTTCCGAAAATTTATCCAACAAAATCGCCGCGGGCGAGATCGTGGAGCGTCCCGCCTCCGTCGTCAAGGAGCTGGTCGAGAACGCGATCGACGCCGGGGCGACGCGGGTCTTCATCGAGGTGGAGGACAGCGGGCGGAGGCTGATCCGCGTTTCGGACGACGGCGAGGGGATGGAGGCGGAGGACGCCCGCCGGTCCTTCGAGCGGCACGCCACCAGCAAACTGCGGTCCGAGTCGGATCTCTCGGCCATACGGACGATGGGGTTTCGCGGGGAGGCGCTCCCGAGCATCGGAGCCGTCGCGCGGGTGAGAATGGTCACGGCGCCGAGGGGGGAGACGCTCGGAACCGAGGTCCGGGTGCACGGGGGGAACCGGGTCGGCGTCCGGGAAGCGGCGGCCCCGGCCGGAACGCTCGTGGAGGTGGAGGAGCTTTTTTACAATACCCCGGCGCGGAAGAAGTTTTTGAAGTCCAACCCGACCGAGCTGGCCCATATCGTCCATGCCGTTCAACAACAGGCGCTTCCCCATTTCTGGATCCATTTCCGCCTGACCCACAACGGCGAGGTCCTTCTGGATCTTCCGCTCGTCCGGGACGAGATGGAGCGGGCGACGCAGATGATCGGGTCGGACGGCGGCCGCGATTTTCTGGAGGTGTCGGCCGGGTCGGACCGTCTCAAGCTCAAGGGGCTGGTTTCGCGGCCGGGCCATTTCCGGGCCACGCGGGAGCGGCAGGAGTTCTTTTTAAACCGCCGGGCGATCCGGAACGCGTCGCTGTCGCACGCCGTGAGCGAGGCCTACGGAACGCTCCTGGCGAAGGGGCGGCATCCGGTCACCTGCCTGTTCGTCGAGATCGATCCCGCGGCGGTGGACGTCAACGTCCATCCCGCCAAGCGCGAGGTCCGGTTCCGGGACAACCCGACGGTCCATGAATTCGTCAAGACCGCGCTTAGGGAGCGGCTCCGGCGGGAGGGCCTGCCGGTCTCCCGCCTGCCGGACGGGCAGGGGCAGCCCGAACGGTCCGCGGGCGAGGCCGGGATATCGGGAGTCGGCCGGGAGTCCGGCGCGGGGACGAGAGTCGTCTACACGGTGTCGTCGCACGCCGGACGGCCCGCGGCGGAGGTCCGCGAGGCGCTGGAGGTCTACCGGCCGCCGGATTCCGCCGCCGCGCGCGGCGGGGAGACCGGGCCGGAACATTCCGGACCGGAGTTGCTTCCGGTCCGCGTCCAGCCCTTCGGCCAGGTGGACCAGACCTACATCGTGGCGGTCGTCGGGCGGGACGCCTCCGCGGAACTGCATCTGATCGACCAGCACGCGGCGCACGAACGGCTGCTGTACGAGCGCCTGCTGTCCCAGCAGCGGGCCGCCCGCGTGGCGGTCCAGCCGCTCCTGATTCCCGAGGTCGTGGAATTCCCGCCGGCCGAGGCCGTGAGGGTCCGCGAAATCCTTCCGCTGTTCGAGCGGATCGGGCTGGAGGCGGAGGCGTTCGGCGAGCGGAGTTTCCGGATCCGCGCGGTGCCGGCGCTCCTTGGCGCGGTGGACGGCGGCACGCTGATGCGGGATATCCTGGACGACGTCGACGCCGGCGCGACGCCGGGCGCGGAGGACACGCTCCGGGCGGTCGTCGCGTCGATGGCCTGCCACGCGGCGATCAAGGCCCATCAGCCGCTCCAGCCGGAGCAGATGACGCGCCTGCTGGAGGACCTTTACCGGCAGGAGATTCCGCCGACCTGTCCCCACGGCCGTCCGATCCGCGTCCGGTTTGGGTTGGCGGAGTTGGAAAAATTGTTCCAACGGCGGTGACGGTAGGGGCGAGGCGGCGCCTCGCCCTTCATTCGGGCGACCCACCGGGTCGCCCCTACAATGTCCATGGATCAATCTGAATCCAAAAAACCATTAATCGTGCTCGTCGGGCCGACGGCCGTCGGAAAGAGCGCCGCGGCGATCCGGCTGGCGCTCAAACTCCGTTCCGAGATCGTCAGCGCCGATTCCCGGATGGTTTACCGGGGCATGGACATCGGGACGGCCAAGCCTGCCGCGGCAGGCAAGCCCGGGCCGGAGGAACGGTCCGGCGTCGTCCATCACCTGATCGACATCGTCGATCCGGACGAGCCCTTCAGCGCGGGACGGTTTAAGCACCTGGCCGCGGCCGTGATCGAGCGGATGCACCGGGAGGGAAAAATCCCGATCGTCGTGGGCGGGACCGGGCTTTACGTGAAACTGCTCTTGCACGGTTTGTGGGAGGGTCCCGGGGCGGACCGGGCGCTGCGGGAGCGCTTGTATGAAGCCGAGCGGCGGGAGGGCGCCGGCCACCTCCACCGGCGCTTGAATGAAATCGACCCGGAGTCGGCCCGGGCGATCCGGCCGCAGGACCGCTCCAAGATCGTGCGGGCCATCGAGGTGTACGAGACGACGGGCCGGCCGCTGTCCGATTTTCATCGCGAGCACCGGTTTTCCGAATCGCCGTACCGGGCGGTCCAGATCGGATTGAGACGTTCGCGCGCCGATCTCTACCGCAGGATCGAGGAGCGCGTGGATCGAATGATGGACGGGGGCTTGGTCGAGGAGGTCCGGCGCCTCATCGGGCGGGGCTATGCCCCGGAGCTTCCGTCCATGAAAGGGCTGGGCTACCGCCAGATCGCGGGCTGTCTCAACGGGGAATATGACCGGGCCGAGGCGGTGCGCCGCCTCAAGCGCGACACCAAACGCTACGCGAAGCGGCAGTTCACCTGGTTCAACCGCGACCCGTCCATCCGCTGGATCGACCTGTCCGAAGCGGAGGGCGACGGGGAGGCCTTTAAATCGGCGGAAGGCGCCGTCGGGGAACAACTCCGGGTGCATGACATTGTCGGGGCGTGATTTCTCACGCCCGAAGGAAGAGCAAGGAAGAAGATGATGCGGGATATCGAAATCGGAAT is a genomic window of Nitrospiria bacterium containing:
- a CDS encoding two-component regulator propeller domain-containing protein; the protein is MRKTGRVHPRRAAFIVALMLSVLSPAACGQKPPAPPTAQKNPVPESRAARPADEAWANFTTGANVKAMALEGDRLWMGLPNGIIRYDTDTVDSHEVFTPASTQGGLLSKGIYTLKVDRNGLKWIGTYGGGLTLYDGKTWKTYTVADGLGDQWVYDIVFDGDRTWIATWKGVSVFDGKRFRNYTEKDGLMDKWVYSIALDHDRVFWFGTESGVNRFDGKTWSGYTHKDGLGADVEPAAPAAPEKAASPDPAVPPPPSSGETDYGSTGSPSMPHHMGPGKRNAGPNPNFVIAAAVGHDNAKWFGTWGAGLSRFDGKTWTTFTKKDGLGGNFIHALAVDADGFVWAGTNGGASWYDGERWRNFSKDDGLVDNNVFSIVFDDKGNRWFGTWQGLSRHHGKLPS
- a CDS encoding energy transducer TonB; the encoded protein is MTIRGADFGLKKMLALSVLFHVGAAALILAVALSRSTHRLGAHVYQVDLVTLPPAPAAPPAPVRETSPPAAPPRVEVKKPAITPPPKTIRPSAKIPPPAKPKQAPPPKEAAPTPPSGAKPSDNVSAVAPATKLETGIEVPDFKFPYYTENIRRKIEMSWSPPPMESTAQLKEAVVGFVLYPNGKIGDPRIEKSSGNAFFDQAALRAVYQANPLPPFPQGLREVSLTIHFSFTLMKKS
- a CDS encoding pseudouridine synthase, producing the protein MGNGPQHSSQQRRSLPNVSLARALSKLGVASRSQARELIRSGRVTVNGRALTNPEVRVHPERESIAVDGKTVARGRRLYIMMHKPAGYVTTRSDERGRATVYDLLNDRDRRLFPVGRLDRDSRGLLLFTNDTPWANALTDPASKLPKVYELRLDREITDPDMERFRSGVTLDDGGRTRPAKIRRLERADGPLVEAAITEGRNRQLRRMMSALGYEVKDLLRTRIGSVSLLGLREGDVRALTPEEIRALKAERRRKD
- the lnt gene encoding apolipoprotein N-acyltransferase; translated protein: MILAFLSGVLSFLIFPRYDFESLAWIALVPLFLALENQSVRKSFGLGWAAGTVYFLGTIHWVTNTMIHYGKLPAVVSYPILLLFALYLGLYVAAFAALFVFLKRRTTFPPVLAAPALWVALELLRTYALTGFPWELLGYSQYLSLPVIQIADTAGVYGVSFLIVLVNVAVAEGTLALRARRFRTGAWRPVAAALAAVALVLGYGAWRLAQDRLGQAPTLRVGAVQADIPQDKKWDAAFRQETIDRYERLSRALASQAVQLLVWPEAAMPFFFEEDPAFRQQVVETVRADGVPLLFGSPAVATVGNRLRMFNSAYFLSADGRVLGRYDKMHLVPFGEYVPLSSVLFFVDKMAEGIGDFLPGNDYTVMTLPRIDDPQAGPPPKIAAVICFEVIFPDLVRQFVKQGAQLMTTITNDAWFGDSSAPYQHFSMVVFRAVENRVPFARAANTGVSGFIERTGRIRLTSPIFVEAAIADGLRLRTQTTFYTRYGDVFAYACVIMALFMIYTAVRTRPRGEEFSYA
- a CDS encoding biopolymer transporter ExbD, whose translation is MINGAQNRRLMSEINVVPLVDVVLVLLVIFMVTAPLLYRGLDVDLPRTATNTIAPEERAVLTVNRQREIYLDKDAVSADRLLGALEQLKGRSPDVSLYLRADREVPYGVVVQVMDTVKRAGIERLGMVTEPAAESRRDERK
- a CDS encoding DUF3105 domain-containing protein; the encoded protein is MQKPLYIFRAVVVFIRPMRPSPPAAAAACLILCMIAGPSGPSSARAQEAKGFVPPGHEVPNLGNMHIKNPGDPHIRYNSVPPTSGPHLPYIAKWGVSKTPIPDELQVHNLEDGGVMIQYNCRDCDTLIGRLEAFAVKYNKVIVAPYPNMKTPVALTAWTRIDTMDQPDEARIERFIKAYMGIDHHVRE
- a CDS encoding MotA/TolQ/ExbB proton channel family protein; translated protein: MPLIDTFDTSVIDLILSASIVTQAVLIVLLVFSLVSWAIIFQKFFLFRKAAAEDKRFFSLYWKVQSLIELRKAAMRMQRSPVARIFLAGMERMDPGFSLKSEDDLRRIEDSGRTTGLKILERTLKRAVDEQIGALESYLSFLATTGNVSPFIGLFGTVLGIISAFQGISRQGTASITAVAPGVSEALVATAAGLLAAIPAVVAYNYYVSRIRVMASDMETFSAEFLSLVEERVVSPGAQSRAAAAKVGAE